A single genomic interval of Terriglobus albidus harbors:
- a CDS encoding TonB-dependent receptor, with translation MKQILKTQGRCFGLLLVLLLVSSMLPAQVANGVITGRLTDSTGAVIPNAQLTLTKTDTGLKLATQSNSDGIYNFFSLQTGPYKIQVSQSGFKSAETTLTLTVGQTATIDLSLEIGSSTETINVESAGMADLETSDSTISYTVGTRQVSDLPLNGRNPYGLAALSPGIAPGGGFGQGVSQTRGAVVAAGTNNFESNGGAAGSNEIFFDGVPVTVCCQGQPALTPSVEVVDQFKVITAVPSAQFGRSSGGILNIVSKTGTNQIHGSAYDYLRNEKLDGANYFLKYNNTPPIRGRNDFRAPHKFNQYGFFLNGPVWLPKIYNGREKTFFTFGWEASRNVLYNAVTATVPTALQRQGVFTEAPGMIYDPYSTSGNTRQPLAAGCNSTGCYGAGKLVQNINPVSQKLLQFLPLPNISGTSNNYVYANRTSDQVDQFNFRVDHNFSPSQRVFVRGTRDTNTHHENDLFNQANGPSGINQTLRAYLFAVGDTWTITPNFLLQTNYGFAYQKNFQIPQNYTGYKASDYGFTNLDSQQQLPGLPYIGISGYANMSNATNTNRWEHYSHFLESTAVWQHGKHTLTFGYDGRLIQEHQQSAGNGPGSLTFDTTLTNGPIVTSAAPSSQAQFDSFAAFLMGTFTNAAIVRQVKPAYDSWYHALYVQEDWRANSKLTMNFGLRYDIETGYRERHNQWADLDLSASNPLSSSALPFTGGARYLGSNFPNRTWKTYYNKFAPRIGLAFQVTDKTVLRAGYGLLYLPTSQRFYSTGTLGYSQQTQTTFTSTSVPTTTIANPFPSGVLLPAGPSAGVTAGTGTSVSGAIYNNPVPYFQQYNAGVERQIANGVVVHFNYVGTHGVHLPINYRPNDLRDQYWGAPGSQSQIDYLNTQVANPFYGNSQAGPLATPTTVQRVQLLSLYPQYTPNTGMANNSITVAQMGIGASIFNAAQAFITIQRSKNLSATVSYTFSKLMGNGTPSLTAFLNANYSNGSPGIQNSYHIQDKEWSVLSTDIPHRIVANANYTLPFGRGQSFGSNVSGWMNQVIGGWKLNSIVSVQSGYTLGITQTGGQAYSGGRPFFVSGVDPLTSGDVHQRLGGNGQTQGYLNPNAFRKATAFELGDTPRFSGRMRSPVGFQDDVSLLKDFAIHERLGLQFRLEAFNFLNKVQFGVPNTQFGSATFGAITTQANLPRNIQTALKLTF, from the coding sequence ATGAAGCAAATTCTCAAGACGCAAGGCCGTTGCTTTGGCCTTCTCCTCGTTCTTCTCCTCGTTTCGTCTATGTTGCCGGCGCAGGTTGCGAACGGGGTCATCACCGGACGTCTGACCGACAGCACCGGCGCAGTGATTCCCAACGCCCAACTCACCCTTACCAAGACTGACACCGGACTGAAGCTGGCGACCCAGAGCAACAGCGACGGTATCTACAACTTCTTCTCACTTCAGACCGGACCCTACAAAATTCAGGTCTCGCAGAGCGGTTTCAAGTCGGCAGAGACGACGCTGACGCTCACCGTAGGGCAGACGGCGACGATCGATCTCTCGCTTGAGATCGGCTCCAGTACCGAGACCATCAATGTCGAGTCGGCCGGTATGGCCGATCTCGAGACCAGCGATTCCACCATCAGTTACACGGTCGGGACCCGCCAGGTGAGCGACCTTCCGTTGAATGGACGCAACCCCTACGGCCTGGCAGCACTGTCGCCCGGCATCGCGCCTGGTGGCGGCTTCGGACAGGGGGTAAGCCAGACACGCGGCGCTGTTGTGGCTGCGGGTACCAACAATTTCGAATCCAATGGCGGAGCGGCGGGTTCGAACGAGATCTTCTTCGACGGCGTGCCGGTAACAGTTTGCTGCCAGGGCCAACCGGCGCTAACACCTTCGGTTGAGGTTGTCGATCAGTTCAAGGTCATCACCGCGGTTCCTTCGGCGCAGTTCGGACGTTCTTCCGGCGGCATTCTGAACATTGTGTCGAAGACCGGTACGAACCAGATCCACGGTTCCGCCTACGACTACCTGCGCAACGAAAAGCTCGACGGCGCGAACTACTTCCTGAAGTACAACAACACGCCGCCGATCCGCGGACGCAACGACTTTCGCGCACCGCACAAGTTCAATCAGTATGGCTTCTTCCTGAACGGTCCTGTGTGGTTGCCGAAGATCTACAACGGCCGTGAGAAGACCTTCTTCACCTTCGGGTGGGAGGCCTCGCGCAACGTACTGTATAACGCGGTGACGGCGACTGTGCCGACGGCTTTACAGCGTCAGGGTGTGTTTACTGAAGCTCCCGGAATGATTTATGACCCCTACAGCACCAGCGGCAATACCCGTCAGCCATTGGCTGCCGGCTGCAACTCAACGGGATGCTATGGCGCCGGCAAGCTGGTGCAGAATATCAATCCCGTCTCGCAGAAGCTGTTACAGTTCCTGCCGCTTCCCAACATCTCCGGCACGTCGAATAACTACGTCTACGCCAATCGCACCAGCGATCAGGTAGACCAGTTCAACTTCCGCGTCGATCACAACTTCTCGCCATCGCAGCGTGTCTTCGTACGCGGCACCCGCGACACCAATACGCATCACGAGAACGATCTCTTCAATCAGGCCAACGGTCCCAGCGGCATCAACCAGACCCTGCGCGCCTATCTGTTTGCGGTTGGCGATACCTGGACGATTACGCCGAACTTTCTGCTGCAGACCAACTACGGCTTCGCTTACCAGAAGAACTTTCAGATTCCCCAGAACTACACCGGCTACAAAGCATCCGACTACGGATTTACCAACCTTGACTCACAACAGCAGCTTCCTGGCCTGCCATATATCGGCATTAGTGGCTACGCCAATATGTCAAACGCCACTAATACCAACCGCTGGGAGCACTACAGCCACTTCCTCGAATCGACGGCGGTGTGGCAGCACGGCAAGCATACTCTGACTTTTGGTTATGACGGCCGTCTCATCCAGGAGCACCAGCAAAGCGCCGGCAACGGCCCGGGCTCCCTCACCTTCGACACCACACTGACCAACGGTCCGATTGTCACCAGCGCGGCGCCATCCAGCCAGGCGCAGTTCGACTCCTTCGCGGCATTTCTGATGGGGACCTTCACCAATGCTGCGATCGTTCGCCAGGTGAAGCCGGCGTATGACTCCTGGTATCACGCCCTGTATGTGCAGGAGGACTGGCGGGCGAATTCGAAGCTGACCATGAACTTCGGTCTGCGTTATGACATCGAGACCGGATATCGTGAGCGGCATAACCAGTGGGCCGATCTGGACCTGTCAGCATCGAATCCGCTTTCGAGCTCAGCGTTGCCCTTTACCGGCGGAGCGCGTTATCTCGGCAGCAACTTTCCCAATCGCACGTGGAAGACCTATTACAACAAGTTCGCTCCACGTATTGGCCTGGCCTTCCAGGTAACGGATAAAACCGTACTTCGTGCCGGATATGGCCTGCTGTATCTGCCGACGTCGCAGCGGTTCTACAGTACAGGAACGCTCGGTTATTCGCAGCAGACGCAGACAACCTTTACCAGCACCAGTGTTCCGACGACCACGATTGCGAATCCATTTCCATCGGGTGTGTTATTGCCGGCAGGCCCGAGTGCCGGTGTGACTGCTGGTACAGGTACCTCTGTCAGCGGCGCGATTTATAACAATCCAGTGCCTTACTTTCAGCAGTACAACGCCGGCGTTGAGCGGCAGATCGCTAATGGCGTCGTTGTCCACTTCAACTACGTCGGCACCCACGGTGTCCACCTGCCCATCAACTATCGTCCGAATGACCTTCGCGATCAGTACTGGGGTGCGCCGGGAAGCCAGTCTCAAATCGACTACCTCAACACGCAGGTTGCGAATCCGTTCTACGGAAATTCACAGGCTGGTCCGCTGGCCACACCGACTACCGTGCAGCGGGTGCAATTGCTCTCGCTTTATCCGCAATACACGCCGAACACCGGTATGGCAAACAATTCCATTACCGTCGCCCAGATGGGGATCGGCGCCTCCATCTTCAACGCAGCGCAGGCCTTCATTACCATCCAGCGCTCGAAGAATCTTTCGGCAACCGTCAGTTATACCTTTTCCAAGTTGATGGGCAATGGCACGCCTTCGCTGACCGCCTTCCTCAACGCTAACTACTCCAACGGAAGCCCCGGCATCCAGAACAGCTATCACATTCAGGATAAGGAGTGGTCTGTGCTCTCGACGGATATTCCTCATCGCATCGTTGCAAACGCCAATTACACGCTGCCTTTCGGCCGCGGCCAATCATTCGGAAGCAACGTGAGTGGATGGATGAACCAGGTCATCGGCGGATGGAAGCTCAACAGCATTGTCTCCGTTCAGTCTGGCTACACGCTGGGCATTACACAGACCGGCGGTCAGGCTTACTCCGGTGGGCGTCCCTTCTTTGTCTCCGGTGTCGATCCTCTTACCTCGGGTGATGTTCATCAACGCCTCGGCGGTAACGGCCAGACACAGGGCTATCTCAACCCCAACGCCTTCCGCAAAGCGACCGCCTTCGAACTTGGGGATACGCCTCGCTTCTCTGGCCGGATGCGCAGCCCGGTTGGCTTCCAGGATGACGTGTCTCTGCTGAAGGACTTCGCCATTCACGAGCGTCTCGGATTGCAGTTCCGTCTTGAAGCCTTCAACTTCCTCAACAAGGTGCAGTTCGGTGTGCCAAACACTCAGTTTGGGTCCGCGACGTTCGGCGCCATCACAACGCAGGCAAACCTTCCACGCAACATTCAGACTGCGCTCAAGCTGACGTTCTAG
- a CDS encoding VWA domain-containing protein translates to MRKLLPLLLATTLTAQQTGTNKPQGDGQDQVFTMKVTSNLVVETLTVKDKKGNTIPGLTAKDFTITENGAEQNIKLFEFQKLSAPSAAVPVEPAKNDEKIKIYDKLSRTQIAGESAATPKYRDHRLLAMYFDMTSMPPPDQLRALQAAEKFIRTQMLPEDLVALLRYGGGSVDVLQDFSADRNRLLSILSTMIVGEGQGMAGDNSGDDTSDPGAAFGQDDAEFNIFNTDRQLAALQTAADMLGRLSEKKSLLYFGSGLNLNGLNNQAQMHATTNAAIRAGVSFWPIDARGLVATPPMGDATQSSPGGLAMYTGASATSVTNARAQSQDTLYALASDTGGKALLDNNDLTRGIRNAQESMSSYYLLGYYTTNGDKDGKFRRIKITLNNGQEATLEYRQGYYAGKDYSKFNTADKERQLEDALMQPDPVTDLTIAMEVNYFQLNRAEYFVPIAVKIPGRELALAKKRGSQHTLIDFIGEVKDSYGSTVQNLRDSVDIKLSDSTAQELARRPIQYDAGFTLLPGKYLIKFLARDNETGRIGTYQANFIVPNLNKQIERLAISSVVLSSQRVAASQALFNVEKQKQQAKNDAVNPLMLGGEKLIPSVTRVFHHARPATIFLQAYQQGTTPPEPLLAYATFFRTHDGKQEVAMQTPTVIASNAGSTQLHITPIAMTIPLDQLEPGEYQCQVTVLGATDQKSFFWSAKVEVQ, encoded by the coding sequence ATGCGCAAACTTCTGCCACTGCTGCTCGCAACGACGCTCACCGCCCAACAGACCGGCACCAACAAGCCACAGGGCGATGGACAAGACCAAGTCTTCACCATGAAGGTAACGTCGAATCTTGTCGTCGAGACCCTGACCGTGAAAGACAAGAAGGGCAATACGATCCCTGGCCTGACGGCGAAGGACTTCACCATTACGGAGAATGGCGCAGAGCAGAACATCAAGCTCTTCGAGTTCCAGAAGCTCTCTGCCCCGTCCGCGGCCGTACCGGTAGAACCGGCGAAGAACGACGAGAAGATAAAGATCTACGACAAGCTCAGCCGCACGCAGATCGCCGGCGAGTCCGCCGCAACGCCGAAGTATCGCGATCATCGCCTGCTGGCGATGTACTTCGATATGACATCGATGCCTCCACCGGATCAGTTGCGTGCCTTGCAGGCTGCCGAAAAATTCATTCGCACACAGATGCTTCCGGAAGATCTCGTCGCGCTTCTGCGCTATGGCGGCGGCTCCGTGGATGTGCTGCAGGACTTCTCTGCTGACCGCAACCGTTTGCTGTCTATCCTGAGCACCATGATCGTCGGTGAAGGTCAGGGCATGGCAGGCGATAACTCCGGCGACGACACCTCTGATCCCGGAGCGGCCTTCGGACAGGACGATGCGGAGTTCAACATCTTCAACACCGACCGTCAGCTCGCGGCGCTGCAAACTGCCGCCGACATGCTGGGCCGGTTGAGTGAGAAGAAGTCGCTGCTCTACTTCGGCTCTGGCTTAAACCTGAATGGCCTGAACAACCAGGCGCAGATGCATGCCACCACCAACGCGGCTATCCGGGCCGGCGTCTCGTTCTGGCCGATCGATGCACGTGGTCTGGTGGCTACACCGCCGATGGGTGATGCCACGCAGAGCTCGCCCGGCGGACTGGCTATGTACACCGGTGCATCTGCTACCTCAGTCACAAATGCGCGCGCCCAGTCGCAGGACACTCTCTATGCGTTGGCCTCAGATACCGGTGGAAAGGCACTGCTGGATAACAACGACCTCACCCGCGGCATTCGCAATGCGCAGGAGTCGATGTCCAGCTACTACCTCCTCGGCTACTACACAACCAACGGAGACAAGGACGGCAAGTTCCGCCGCATCAAGATCACGCTGAACAATGGGCAGGAAGCAACGCTCGAGTACCGTCAGGGTTACTACGCCGGCAAAGACTACTCCAAGTTCAACACCGCAGACAAAGAGCGTCAGCTTGAAGATGCGCTGATGCAGCCCGATCCGGTCACCGATCTCACCATCGCGATGGAGGTGAATTACTTCCAGCTCAACCGTGCGGAGTACTTCGTCCCCATCGCCGTAAAGATTCCGGGACGCGAGCTGGCGCTGGCCAAGAAACGCGGCTCGCAGCATACGCTGATCGACTTCATCGGCGAAGTGAAGGACAGCTACGGCTCTACTGTGCAGAACCTGCGCGATTCGGTCGACATCAAGCTCTCCGACTCCACCGCTCAGGAACTGGCTCGCCGCCCGATCCAATACGACGCAGGTTTCACGCTGCTGCCCGGCAAGTACCTGATCAAGTTCCTCGCACGCGATAATGAGACCGGACGCATCGGGACCTACCAGGCCAACTTCATCGTCCCGAACCTCAACAAGCAAATCGAGCGCCTTGCCATAAGCTCCGTGGTTCTGAGCAGCCAGCGTGTTGCAGCCTCACAGGCTCTGTTCAATGTAGAGAAGCAGAAGCAGCAGGCGAAGAACGATGCCGTCAATCCGCTGATGCTGGGCGGAGAGAAGCTGATCCCCTCGGTGACACGCGTCTTCCATCACGCGCGGCCGGCGACCATCTTTCTGCAGGCTTACCAGCAGGGCACCACTCCACCAGAGCCCCTGCTGGCATATGCCACCTTCTTCCGTACTCACGATGGGAAGCAGGAGGTCGCCATGCAGACACCGACGGTCATTGCATCGAACGCCGGCAGCACACAACTGCACATTACCCCAATCGCCATGACGATTCCGCTGGACCAGCTTGAGCCCGGCGAATACCAGTGCCAGGTAACCGTCCTGGGCGCGACCGACCAGAAGAGCTTCTTCTGGTCAGCCAAGGTTGAAGTGCAGTAA
- a CDS encoding carboxypeptidase regulatory-like domain-containing protein, whose protein sequence is MTLIRTLRSLCAYVLFPCAAFAAEQRGQVLYGGFPVPGAVITATHAGTTVTAVTDEQGFYTLSNIADGAWAIRISKPAFTTMTQEVNVTSTATDATKFEMKLMPLAEIHAQPADQPIAPVITAALPAPAKKGSDSKDEAAAAPPPPATQEARNNDGLLINGSVNNGASSPFAQFAAIGNRRNNRRSLYNGGIGIMSFGNAIFDAKPYSLTGLDVPKPSYYNFTGLATLGGPLRIPHLTNRNNAPTFFLAYQWTRDSNANSSSALVPTQAQRNGDLSSVATSIINPATGLPYANNQVPVSSQAASLLQFYPLPNLSGSTRYNYQTTLLNSSHKDALQTRVDKTVNRKNQVYGNLNFQSIRSSSNTVFQFTDRQKNFGLAGGVNWSHRINGRWSFNVGYKFARQTQRTTAYFQGRTNVSGNAGISGNNQDPFNYGPPTLSFASGITPLTDGIPAYNRNQTQTATGAVQWNRGRHNLTFGGEYRRQQFNYFTQENPRGSFGFTGTATGNDLAGFLLGVPDTSTLATGNPDKYFRQNVFRAYIDDDFRMTPTFTVKAGVSWEYGAPITELKDRMVNLDILPDFSAVSQVLASSPTGSLTGQHYPDSLIRPFRKAFQPRIGVAWRPIPASSVVVRAGYGIYFDSSVYQTTALKLAQQAPLSRSLSVQRSSTCPITLANGFQNCAGITSNTFAVDPRFRAGYVQDWQLAIQRDLPFSLQLTATYNGLKGTHAAQQILPNTYAYGGADLCPSCPNGFTYLTSGGNSTRHAGQVQLRRRLHNGFTASLDYTYANAIDNASFLGGQNASSGTGATSQNPFAVPAPTTKNDTTVAQNWRDLQAERGRSAFNQRHTLSLTAQYTTGMGVGGGTLMNGKAGTAFKEWTVLGQIMLNSGEPQTPIYPVATPGTGVSNNLRAQLTGADVYAAPAGLHLNPAAFTTPAAGTFGNAGRNSITGPGQFRLNASLARTFRLKSDMNLDIRADVTNALNHVAFTRWNTTLTSTQFGLPATWNGMRTVQFVSRLRF, encoded by the coding sequence ATGACTCTGATACGTACACTCCGCTCGCTCTGCGCATACGTTCTCTTCCCCTGCGCCGCCTTCGCCGCTGAACAACGGGGACAGGTTCTCTATGGCGGCTTCCCCGTTCCGGGCGCTGTTATCACCGCGACTCACGCGGGCACTACCGTTACAGCCGTAACGGACGAACAGGGTTTCTACACGCTCTCAAACATCGCCGACGGCGCGTGGGCGATCCGTATCAGCAAGCCGGCCTTTACCACCATGACGCAGGAGGTAAACGTCACTTCCACGGCTACTGATGCAACTAAGTTCGAAATGAAGCTGATGCCCCTGGCGGAGATTCATGCGCAGCCCGCAGATCAGCCGATTGCCCCGGTGATTACTGCCGCTCTGCCTGCACCCGCAAAGAAAGGCTCTGACAGCAAAGACGAGGCCGCGGCCGCACCTCCACCTCCGGCGACACAGGAAGCGCGTAACAACGATGGCCTGCTGATCAATGGCAGCGTGAACAATGGAGCGTCTTCACCCTTTGCGCAGTTTGCCGCCATCGGCAATCGTCGTAATAACCGCCGCTCGCTCTACAACGGCGGTATCGGCATCATGAGCTTCGGCAATGCGATCTTCGATGCAAAGCCGTACTCGCTCACAGGCCTTGATGTTCCCAAACCCTCGTACTACAACTTCACCGGCCTGGCCACACTCGGCGGACCATTGCGTATTCCGCATCTGACGAACCGCAACAACGCACCTACGTTCTTTCTCGCGTATCAATGGACACGGGACAGCAATGCCAACTCTTCCTCAGCACTGGTGCCAACGCAGGCGCAGCGCAACGGCGATCTCTCTTCGGTCGCTACATCCATCATCAATCCGGCAACCGGACTTCCGTACGCCAACAACCAGGTCCCGGTGTCATCGCAGGCGGCATCGCTGCTGCAGTTCTATCCACTGCCGAATCTATCCGGAAGCACGCGCTACAACTATCAGACAACACTGCTAAACAGCTCGCACAAGGATGCGCTGCAAACGCGTGTTGATAAGACCGTCAATCGAAAGAACCAGGTCTACGGAAACCTCAACTTCCAGTCCATCCGCAGTTCGTCGAACACGGTCTTCCAGTTCACTGACCGCCAGAAAAACTTCGGCCTCGCCGGTGGCGTGAACTGGTCGCACCGCATCAATGGGCGCTGGTCGTTCAACGTCGGCTATAAATTTGCGCGGCAGACGCAGCGCACCACTGCCTACTTTCAGGGCCGCACCAACGTCTCCGGCAATGCCGGCATCTCCGGCAATAACCAGGACCCGTTCAACTACGGTCCGCCGACGCTTTCCTTCGCCAGCGGCATTACGCCCCTGACTGATGGAATTCCAGCGTACAACCGGAACCAGACGCAGACAGCCACTGGAGCCGTGCAGTGGAACCGCGGGCGCCACAACCTTACCTTCGGCGGTGAGTACCGGCGCCAGCAGTTCAACTACTTCACCCAGGAGAATCCGCGCGGCTCGTTCGGCTTTACCGGTACGGCTACCGGTAACGATCTCGCGGGCTTTCTGCTCGGCGTGCCCGATACCAGCACCCTTGCTACCGGCAACCCCGACAAGTACTTCCGCCAGAACGTCTTCAGGGCCTATATCGACGACGACTTCCGCATGACACCGACCTTCACTGTCAAGGCCGGCGTCAGCTGGGAGTACGGTGCGCCCATCACCGAACTGAAAGATCGCATGGTGAATCTCGATATCCTGCCGGACTTCTCGGCTGTCTCGCAAGTGCTGGCCTCTTCCCCGACCGGCAGCCTGACCGGACAACACTATCCCGACTCGCTCATCCGTCCCTTCCGCAAGGCCTTCCAGCCGCGTATCGGCGTCGCATGGCGGCCTATCCCTGCATCCTCTGTTGTCGTGCGGGCGGGCTATGGCATTTACTTCGATAGTTCTGTCTACCAGACCACGGCCCTGAAGCTGGCGCAGCAGGCGCCACTCTCGCGTTCCTTGTCCGTACAGCGTTCGAGCACTTGCCCCATCACCCTGGCCAACGGCTTTCAGAACTGCGCCGGTATCACATCAAACACCTTCGCCGTCGATCCGAGATTCCGTGCGGGCTATGTACAGGATTGGCAACTCGCCATTCAACGTGATCTCCCGTTCTCGCTGCAGTTGACCGCCACCTACAACGGCCTGAAAGGCACACACGCGGCCCAGCAGATCCTGCCAAACACTTATGCCTATGGCGGCGCGGACCTGTGCCCTTCATGCCCGAACGGCTTCACCTATCTGACCTCGGGCGGGAACTCCACGCGTCACGCGGGACAGGTACAACTTCGCCGCCGCCTGCATAACGGATTTACCGCATCGCTGGACTACACCTACGCCAACGCTATCGACAATGCATCCTTCCTCGGCGGACAGAATGCATCGTCCGGCACAGGCGCCACCTCGCAGAATCCCTTTGCCGTACCTGCACCCACCACCAAGAACGACACGACTGTTGCGCAGAACTGGCGCGACCTGCAGGCAGAACGCGGACGCTCAGCCTTCAATCAGCGTCACACGCTCTCGCTGACGGCCCAGTACACCACTGGGATGGGCGTTGGTGGCGGCACCCTCATGAACGGCAAAGCAGGCACGGCGTTCAAAGAATGGACGGTACTCGGTCAGATTATGCTCAATAGCGGAGAGCCGCAGACACCGATCTATCCCGTAGCGACACCCGGCACCGGGGTTAGTAACAACCTGCGCGCGCAACTGACAGGTGCAGATGTCTACGCCGCGCCTGCAGGGCTGCATCTGAATCCCGCAGCATTTACCACGCCCGCCGCCGGCACCTTCGGCAACGCAGGCCGCAACTCCATTACCGGCCCCGGTCAGTTCCGCCTGAATGCATCGCTCGCACGCACCTTCCGCCTGAAGAGCGACATGAACCTGGATATCCGTGCTGATGTAACCAATGCACTGAATCACGTCGCCTTTACCCGCTGGAACACAACGCTCACTTCTACCCAGTTCGGCCTTCCCGCAACCTGGAACGGCATGCGTACCGTGCAATTCGTCTCGAGGCTTCGTTTCTAA
- a CDS encoding TIGR03435 family protein, whose protein sequence is MTRVPSLLVSMLALAAPLCIGQTSQPIADAKFEVVVIKPTPPGSTGNSLLFGQGKMTVHNMPLKDVIKFAYDLKSDSQLLNAPVWVNTDRYEIDAKEDEALSAELMKMGFEGRFTAVREIVRQMLVERFHLETTPQSAEVPIYALVVAKGGAKVTPTPPPTPGEQRNHGWQGRGPGNAEGSAITMDLVARVISNMPEADGRVVINKTNMSGEYDWKLHWTPQSNAATDASSAPAAEAGPTLFTALQEQLGLKLESQKDTVPAVAINHIERPTEN, encoded by the coding sequence ATGACACGCGTCCCGTCTCTTCTAGTAAGCATGCTCGCTCTCGCGGCTCCTCTTTGCATTGGACAGACATCGCAACCGATAGCCGATGCGAAGTTTGAGGTCGTCGTCATTAAGCCCACCCCGCCCGGCTCTACAGGCAACTCACTCCTGTTTGGCCAGGGCAAGATGACCGTACATAACATGCCACTCAAAGACGTGATCAAGTTTGCCTACGACCTGAAGTCTGACTCGCAACTCTTGAACGCTCCGGTCTGGGTAAACACGGACCGGTATGAGATCGATGCCAAGGAAGATGAGGCTCTGAGTGCAGAGCTGATGAAGATGGGGTTCGAAGGCCGTTTTACAGCAGTACGGGAGATCGTGCGGCAGATGCTGGTCGAGCGCTTCCATCTCGAAACCACGCCACAGAGTGCCGAGGTACCGATCTATGCGCTGGTGGTCGCGAAGGGCGGAGCGAAGGTAACACCCACACCTCCACCCACCCCCGGAGAACAACGGAACCATGGATGGCAGGGGCGAGGTCCTGGCAACGCCGAGGGTAGCGCGATCACCATGGACCTGGTTGCCAGGGTCATCTCCAACATGCCGGAGGCGGACGGACGCGTCGTCATAAACAAAACCAATATGTCCGGAGAGTATGACTGGAAGCTCCACTGGACACCACAGTCCAACGCTGCGACAGATGCAAGCAGCGCTCCTGCCGCCGAAGCAGGTCCGACGCTGTTCACGGCATTGCAGGAGCAACTTGGCCTGAAACTGGAATCACAAAAAGATACTGTCCCGGCGGTTGCCATCAACCATATCGAACGTCCTACAGAAAACTAA
- a CDS encoding TIGR03435 family protein, whose protein sequence is MSRRHILMGCLLFASIAGYGQARYAYEVASIRPPTIEDSNANWKIGAEGLRLVNASLRDIIKIAFDIRSESQLENLPEWARSTHYTIEAKADDATIAMSKTLSDQKSEELCRAEMQHLLEDRFHLKVTHIHRERPVYALTVAKGGPKLKESAPKPQIEDSSDSSSETEGSLSFTSTHITATNVTMAIFAAMLSHLEDVDERVVVDKTGLTKHYDWELSWSPDAAQDTSKPSLFTAVQEQLGLKLEQDKAPIDIVVIDHLERPTEN, encoded by the coding sequence ATGAGTCGACGCCACATTCTGATGGGTTGCCTGCTGTTTGCCTCTATAGCCGGTTATGGGCAGGCGCGCTATGCCTACGAGGTAGCGTCGATACGGCCCCCGACGATTGAAGATTCCAATGCAAACTGGAAGATTGGAGCGGAGGGACTTCGGCTAGTAAATGCGAGCCTCCGCGACATCATCAAGATCGCATTCGATATCCGTTCCGAATCGCAACTCGAGAATCTCCCTGAATGGGCTCGGTCAACCCACTACACCATCGAGGCAAAGGCCGACGACGCGACCATCGCGATGTCGAAAACCTTATCCGATCAGAAATCAGAGGAACTCTGTAGAGCTGAGATGCAACACCTTCTGGAAGATCGCTTCCATCTCAAGGTCACGCACATCCACCGCGAACGTCCGGTCTACGCCCTCACCGTTGCAAAAGGCGGACCAAAACTGAAGGAATCGGCTCCGAAACCGCAGATCGAGGATTCTTCCGATTCATCGAGTGAAACCGAGGGTAGCCTCTCATTCACTTCTACGCACATCACGGCCACAAATGTCACGATGGCGATATTCGCCGCCATGCTGTCACACCTTGAAGATGTCGATGAACGAGTCGTCGTCGACAAGACTGGCCTGACAAAACATTATGACTGGGAGCTGAGCTGGTCACCCGACGCGGCACAAGACACATCAAAACCTTCTCTCTTTACCGCCGTACAGGAGCAGCTGGGCCTGAAGCTGGAACAGGACAAGGCTCCCATCGACATCGTTGTCATTGACCATCTGGAACGGCCGACGGAGAACTGA